The Anoplolepis gracilipes chromosome 14, ASM4749672v1, whole genome shotgun sequence genome includes a window with the following:
- the LOC140672916 gene encoding uncharacterized protein produces the protein MEQIAQLIRQRGRIRAKLTTFKNFLARLNEDPNKQVELNSRLEKAEQLWTEFDYIQNKIEDVDGSVEQEAERISFEDCFHEIISNARKLSITEQMPVPQIAQINAIPVAQGPQVIVRPSVKLPNIDLPKFDGSYECWIPFRDLFESLIDSNTALSNVQKLHYLRSALAGEAAKVINALEITNDNYTLAWNLLKKRYENKRLIVQHLIQMLIDMPAITKESHADLRQLADNISQYTKSLAKLDQPVDSWGTIIIHISLPKIDKSSRREWESKRSAIDEFPTLIDFTDYLINRSVFLEAVNRANQISQVVVYHNKRDNKSGGNQHKNLSQSYVSSSDSSCVTCSGNHGIQDCQVFLKMAVKDRLVEVKRKRLCIKCLRTFHGRNCKSNSCKTCKGYHNTLLRKIDLAVNEKSDKNEIQTNNTNQTTQVALASNSEESMVLNHCSVKGSTQVLLATAVIYIRDQYGNPHECRALLDSGSQSNFMTRDMSEKLHLKPESIHTTIMGISNTAVNTIQRIHATIESRINSRRTDILLGASIFWELMCSRQIRQSKNEPVLQETILGWIISDPMHIGNVKQPNQEAYCGVSLSMLQHQLENF, from the exons ATGGAACAAATAGCACAGTTAATTAGACAACGGGGTAGAATTCGAGCGAAGCTTActacatttaaaaactttcttGCGCGACTTAATGAAGATCCTAATAAACAAGTAGAATTGAATAGTCGACTCGAAAAGGCTGAACAGTTATGGACAGAGTTcgattatattcaaaataaaattgaagacGTAGATGGATCGGTTGAACAAGAAGCAGAAAGAATTAGTTTTGAAGATTGCtttcatgaaataatttcGAATGCGCGTAAATTGTCCATAACTGAACAAATGCCCGTTCCTCAAATCGCTCAGATTAATGCTATACCAGTTGCACAAGGACCACAGGTGATAGTGCGACCGTCTGTAAAATTGCCTAATATAGACTTGCCGAAATTCGACGGAAGTTATGAGTGTTGGATTCCGTTTCGCGATTTGTTTGAGTCTCTTATTGATTCGAATACAGCATTATCTAATGTACAAAAACTGCATTATCTAAGATCTGCATTAGCAGGTGAAGCTGCCAAGGTCATCAATGCGTTAGAGATCACAAACGACAATTATACTCTAGCATGGAACTTGTTGAAAAAGAGATACGAGAACAAACGACTAATTGTACAGCATCTTATCCAAATGTTGATAGATATGCCGGCTATCACTAAAGAATCGCATGCAGATCTTAGACAATTAGCAGACAATATATCTCAATATACGAAATCGCTGGCGAAACTCGACCAACCGGTTGATAGTTGGGGTAcgattattatacacattagCTTACCAAAAATTGATAAGAGCTCACGGCGAGAATGGGAGTCAAAACGGTCAGCAATAGATGAGTTTCCGACGTTAATCGATTTCACAGACTACCTTATCAATCGTAGTGTATTTTTAGAAGCGGTAAATCGTGCAAATCAAATTTCACAAGTTGttgtttatcataataaaagagataataaatcAGGCGGGAatcaacataaaaatttaagtcaatcGTACGTATCCTCAAGCGATTCGTCATGCGTAACATGTTCCGGTAATCATGGAATACAAGACTGTCAAGTATTTCTAAAAATGGCCGTGAAGGACAGACTAGTAGAAGTAAAGCGAAAACGGCTctgtataaaatgtttaaggACCTTTCATGGGAGAAATTGCAAATCAAATAGTTGTAAAACGTGTAAGGGTTACCATAATACATTATTGCGTAAAATAGACCTGGCTGTTAATGAaaaatcagacaaaaatgaaataCAAACGAATAATACTAATCAGACAACACAAGTGGCTCTGGCCTCAAATTCAGAAGAGTCCATGGTTCTTAATCATTGTAGTGTAAAGGGATCAACTCAAGTGCTTCTCGCGACAGCCGTTATTTATATTCGCGATCAGTATGGAAATCCACACGAATGTAGAGCTCTCCTCGATAGTGGATCGCAATCCAATTTTATGACAAGAGATATGAGCGAAAAATTACACTTGAAACCAGAATCTATTCACACGACTATTATGGGCATTAGCAACACAGCGGTCAATACGATTCAAAGGATACATGCTACAATTGAATCTCGAATTAACTCAC GAAGAACAGATATACTATTAGGTGCATCTATATTCTGGGAGCTCATGTGCAGTAGACAAATACGTCAATCCAAAAATGAGCCGGTTCTACAAGAAACCATATTGGGTTGGATAATTTCAGATCCCATGCATATTGGCAATGTAAAGCAACCAAATCAAGAAGCATACTGTGGAGTTTCGCTTAGTATGTTACAGCAccaattagaaaatttttga
- the LOC140672915 gene encoding uncharacterized protein, with the protein MVRPIIQDNLFAILIRFQHKYAIAADITKMYRQVLVHEDDRKLQCILWRWDNEEPIRVFELNTITYGMSSSSFIAIRCLQEIAQQMKHQYENASKIIRRDFYVDDLLTGADTVEALIQLKQDVTSILESAKFELRK; encoded by the coding sequence ATGGTAAGACCAATTATACAAGATAATCTGTTTGCCATTCTTATTCGCTTTCAACATAAGTACGCTATAGCAGCTGACATCACAAAAATGTATCGTCAGGTACTGGTACATGAAGATGATCGTaaattacaatgtattttgTGGAGATGGGATAATGAAGAGCCCATACGTGTGTTTGAGCTCAACACCATCACTTACGGCATGTCCAGCTCATCATTTATAGCTATTCGGTGTCTGCAAGAGATAGCACAGCAAATGAAACACCAGTACGAAAACGCtagcaaaattataagaaGGGACTTCTACGTAGACGATCTACTTACAGGAGCGGATACTGTGGAGGCGCTTATACAATTGAAACAAGACGTCACTAGTATACTGGAATCCGCCAAATTTGAGCTAAGAAAATAG